Below is a genomic region from Streptomyces sp. NBC_00250.
GGTGGAGCTCCGCAGCCAGATCACCTACTCGGTCCTGCTCGCGAAGGAGGCCGTCGACACGCTGCACTCGGTCAGCGGGGCTTCGGTCATCCAGCGCTCGCAGCCGTTCCAGCGTGTCCACCGGGACATCCAGGGGCTCGCGCTGCACGGCCTGATGGCGCCTCTGGGTGGCTTCGAGGCGTACGGCAGGGTCCTGGTCGGGCTCGACCCGGACACCGAGTTCTTCTAGACCGCCGGCTGTTCCCGAGGGCCGCGTACGGCGAATCCCCCCGCCGTACGCGGCCCTCGTCCGTGCCCACGTCCGTGCCCACGTCCGTGCCCACGGCGGCCCAGGGCAGTGGTGCTCACGGCGAGAGCCGGGCGAGCGCGGGGAGAGAGCGGAGCCTGGAGAGAGCAGCGACCGAGAGGGCGCAGCGACTCAGCAGCTACTGAGAGAACAGCGACTGAAGATTTTTGAGTCGCTGTCAGTCGCTGTTGAAGAAGTCCAGGTCAGAGGGGTCAAAACCTTCAAAACAGCGACTGAAGCGACTCAAGACTCGTATCTATGACACGCACACGCGCACGCGAATGTCTTCATAAAGTCCGAAGTTGAGTCGCTACGGTCGCTAACAGGAGGGGTGAACCCATCCTGACCTGGGCTTATGTGGCAGCGACTGAACAGCTACCGAAGCCCTCCAGAGTCGCTGAATCGCTGATTTCTTCAGTCGCTGAGGCGCTCCGGACGTGCTGGTGCCCAGCGACCGAGGCAGTTCGGTCGCTGGGCACGTGGTTCTCAGTCGCTGACAGCGACTCAAGGGTGGCTCTGAGCGACTCGGCCCAGCGACTCAGGCCTCGGGCAGCGTGATGCCCAGCTCCCGCATCGCCGCGGACTCGGGACCGCCCTCGGAGCGCTGGGTCTTGTACCCCTTGATCCGGGGGGCCACGGTGCGGGGGTCGATGGCCTCGGAGGGTGCGCCGGACGCGTAGAGCCCCGTGGGCTGCCCGTCGCGGTCGTGGGGGAGCAGCCAGAAGACCCGGCGCACGAAGGTCCCGGAGGCGCGCGAGGAGCGGGCGTCCGGGCCGAGGATCGCGTAGCCGACCATGCGGCCGGCCCGGTGGTAGGCGGGTTTGCCCCGGCGGGTCGGGAGCCGGTCCAGGGTCTGTCGCACGTAGTCGAGCGGAGCGATGTCCTCCAGCCACACGAGTTCTGTCTCGGAGCTGAGCTGCTCGGGTTCGATGAGCGCGCTCATACCGTCTCGCCCCCTTCGGTGTTGAGTCCGATGCCCGGGTAGAACTTCCGCTGATTCGACAAGATCATCTGCTTGGGGGTGCTGATACCGATGGTTTCACGGACACGGGCGGCGAAGGACCTGGAGGAGACAGGATTGGCTCCTTCCATCTGGCACCAGCCCGTATAGCTGTTGTACAGCTGCCTCTGCTCGGCGCGCATCGCGGGGTGCAGTGTGCAGCACTCGCCGAGGAAGCGGCCCGTGTGGTCCTCGGTCTCGGCGTAGGCGGTCGTGGCGGTACGGACCTGGTCGGGCCCCGTCAGATCGCGGGGACCGTCGAGGTAGCGGCCGGCGCCGGAGATCAGCCAGTGCAGGATGCCCGGCCCCTCCTCGGTGACCAGGACGTCCGCGAGGTTGTCGATCTGACGGTCCGTGGCGACGACCCGCTCGAACGGGATCAGCGTCATACGCCGCCAGAAGGCGTATCCGCCGGTCCCGACCTCGGGGCGGTGGTTGCCCAGCAGCCAGAGCTTGTGGGTCGGCGTGAAGCTGAAGAAGTCCTGCCGCATCCGGCGGGCCTTGATCCGGTCGCCGCCGGTGAGCAGCTTCACCCGGGCCTCGTCGAACCGGTCCCCGGGCTTGAGTTCGGAGCACACGATGATGCGGCGGCCGTGGAGCTCCGCCAGGTCCGTGGGGTGCCCCTCGAAGGGGCGGGCCATCAGGAACCCGGGGGGAGCGGCGTCGGCGTAGTCCCCGAGGAGTTTGACCATCACGTCGAGCAGGACGCTCTTGCCGTTCTTTCCCTGCCCGTACAGGAACGGCATGATCTGGGCGCCGACGTCGCCGGTGATCGAGTAGCCGAGGAGTTCGTGCAGGAAGTCGATCAGCTTCTGACCGTCCTCGTCGTCGCCGAACGTGTCGGTGAGGAACCGGTTCCACCGCGGCGTGGACATCGCACGCGGGGAGACGCTCGTCGCCCGGGAGTGGAAGTGCTTGTCCGGATCCGGCGCGGAGAGCTGCCCGGTGGCGAGGTCCACCACCCCGTTCGGGGTGCACAGGGCGTACGGGTCGGCGTCGAGGAGCGCGGCGTTGAGCACCATGCCGGGTGCGGCCTTCGCCTGGAGCAGCATCGCCTTCATGCCGGAGGTGGACAGGGCCCGGCGCTTGTGGCGGCGCAGGTCCGTCGTGGTGTACCGGCTGATGGGGTCGCTCTCGGCGAGGGACTCGGCCATCTCTCCGGCGGCCCACACGACGGTGTCGTCCTCGTCCAGGGCCCAGCGGTATCCCGACCAGCGGTACCAGCCGATACCGGGAACGTGCCGGAAGTCCCGTCCGTACAGGGCGACGAACAGCTTCGCGTTGCCACGGTCGCTGAGACTGTCGGGGAGCAGGCCGTGCTCGGTCGCGTGGGACGGCACGGTGGCGGGCGGCGCCTGGGACGGTACGGCGCGCGGAGTCGAGAGCAGGATCTGTCGGGCCACTTCTGCCGGGTCGAACAGTCCGTCGTGGGGCTCGGGTACGCGGGTCAAGAGAAGTCTCCCGGCATGAGGGGACGCTGTCGGCCGGCGCTCATCCCGCTGCGGATGATCTGCAGGGCCCGCCGTTCCTGCGTGGGGCGGGCGTGGAGCGCGGCGGCCAGCAGCGCGGACTCGGCGTCGGAGTCGGTCAGATGACCGGCGCTCACCAGCCCGCCCGCGGTGTAGGCGGCTCGGTTGAGTTTGTCGCTGAAGGCAGCCCCCTCGGGGACGGAGGCGCAGGCGGACACCGCGGCCAGGACCGTGGCCAGGGTGCGTCCGACGACGGCCCGGCCACCGCCCGCGGCGATGACGGCGGCGCGGGCGCGCTGCGGGACGGGCGAGCCGGAACGCTGGGGCGGCAGCGCGGGCAGGTGACCCGTCCGGGCCAGCTCCAGGGCCAGCCAGGCGGGCAGCGGTGCGGGATGGCGGGCGCTGCCGACCGCCGTGTAGGTGCCGGCGTCGGTGACGGTGCCGGGGGCGATGATGTAGCCGCCGTTGGCGCGTACGTCGACCTGCCAGGCCAGTGCGCGGGAGGGGCTCGATCCGGCCGAGCACTGCCAGGCCTGCCCGGGCTCCGCCGCGTACCAGATGTGCATGCCACCGGAGGGCGTGCGGACGCGCAGGGTGGTGGAGTCCTCGGCCGGATCGGGCTGGCCCCGCAGTGCGGCGAGCAGGGCGAGGCTGTGGAACCCGTGGCGCAGCCCGTTCAGCGAGACGGCCGGAGGGATGGGGATTCCGGGCAACAGCCGTTCCCGCTGCGGGGGCATGGCGTCGTGGGCGTCCACGTCGATGACGACGAGACCGGCGCTGCCGCAGGCCACACCCACGCCGAAGCCGGGCTGCTGCCCCCACCAGGTGCGGATCCTGGCGACGTCGGTCGTGGCCGCGTGGAAGCCGTGGCACCAGCGCCCGGACGGGATGCAGGGACAGTCCTGAGGCTTGTGCGTACGGACCTGACACTCCCGGCAGTTCGCGCTGGGCGTCTTGCGACGGGGCGCGAGAGGATGCACGGGCCACCCCTGCTGGGAGCACCACAGGGCGATCTCCAGAGGAGTCCCCGGGCGGCTGCCGACGCGGTCGGTCTCGCTGCGACATGTTGAGTCGCTGGGTGATTTCCCCAGGTCAGGGAGCATGAGGCGTTCCTCTCAGCGACCGAAGCGACTCA
It encodes:
- a CDS encoding DUF6009 family protein, whose product is MSALIEPEQLSSETELVWLEDIAPLDYVRQTLDRLPTRRGKPAYHRAGRMVGYAILGPDARSSRASGTFVRRVFWLLPHDRDGQPTGLYASGAPSEAIDPRTVAPRIKGYKTQRSEGGPESAAMRELGITLPEA
- a CDS encoding DNA primase family protein; translated protein: MTRVPEPHDGLFDPAEVARQILLSTPRAVPSQAPPATVPSHATEHGLLPDSLSDRGNAKLFVALYGRDFRHVPGIGWYRWSGYRWALDEDDTVVWAAGEMAESLAESDPISRYTTTDLRRHKRRALSTSGMKAMLLQAKAAPGMVLNAALLDADPYALCTPNGVVDLATGQLSAPDPDKHFHSRATSVSPRAMSTPRWNRFLTDTFGDDEDGQKLIDFLHELLGYSITGDVGAQIMPFLYGQGKNGKSVLLDVMVKLLGDYADAAPPGFLMARPFEGHPTDLAELHGRRIIVCSELKPGDRFDEARVKLLTGGDRIKARRMRQDFFSFTPTHKLWLLGNHRPEVGTGGYAFWRRMTLIPFERVVATDRQIDNLADVLVTEEGPGILHWLISGAGRYLDGPRDLTGPDQVRTATTAYAETEDHTGRFLGECCTLHPAMRAEQRQLYNSYTGWCQMEGANPVSSRSFAARVRETIGISTPKQMILSNQRKFYPGIGLNTEGGETV
- a CDS encoding bifunctional DNA primase/polymerase — translated: MHPLAPRRKTPSANCRECQVRTHKPQDCPCIPSGRWCHGFHAATTDVARIRTWWGQQPGFGVGVACGSAGLVVIDVDAHDAMPPQRERLLPGIPIPPAVSLNGLRHGFHSLALLAALRGQPDPAEDSTTLRVRTPSGGMHIWYAAEPGQAWQCSAGSSPSRALAWQVDVRANGGYIIAPGTVTDAGTYTAVGSARHPAPLPAWLALELARTGHLPALPPQRSGSPVPQRARAAVIAAGGGRAVVGRTLATVLAAVSACASVPEGAAFSDKLNRAAYTAGGLVSAGHLTDSDAESALLAAALHARPTQERRALQIIRSGMSAGRQRPLMPGDFS